TGGCGTGTGGGGTCAACGTCCACCGGGGGAGAAGCTCAGGAATTGACGGGCAGCTGCTTAGGGCATCCGAATGCTAGGGACCCGGCCCGCTGGAGCGGCTGGGCTAGGGGCTGCTGTTCACCATTCACTCCTTCAACGCTTCCTGAGCGTGTCTGAAGCCCACACCGGACATCGAGGAAGGGTAATTGCCAAGAGCGAGAACGGATCGCTGGCATTTCTGGAAGTAAAGTACTTCCAGAACCTTTCACGACTCCATTGTCTCGTTTGATCTCGTTGGATCAGAAGTGTGCCCAGTGGGAGGCGCACACGGGGAAGCCGAGGTTCGGAGCGCTGGGCGACTGCACCGCTTCCCCCCGACCCCAGCGGCGGGGCAGGCGCGGGTCTGCGACGGCCTCTGGTTACCCTGGCGACCGGCCGGCGGTCACGTGACGGGGGAGCCGCGGCAGTCACGTGTCGAGGGCACGCGCGAGGGGGCGTCGGCCTCCTGGGCTCCAGCGTCACATGACCGGCTCCAGGCCAACATGGCGGCGGCCGTGGTGCAGCGCCGGGGCTGAGCGACAGTGACTGCAGTGGGCTCCCGTCGGGGGTGAGGGGAGGCCTCGGCTTGGGCGAGGGGGTCAGGCCCTCTCCGCCCCGCTCCTGTCCCCGGCGTCGCTCGCCGCGTTGCTGTGTCTGCCGGGACCGGGAGGCATGACAGGCCGGGCCCGCGTTCCATCCCAGCCGTGCTCCGTGCTTCCGGGCAAGCGCCTGCGGGTGCCTGGACTCCCCTCCCTCGCCTGGGTTCCCCCCATCCTCCTTTCTCCAGCAACCTCCCCTCGCAGGTGGGATCGTCGGTAGGACCGGAGCGCGGGCGGGCGAGGCCCCCGGGGACCATGTCCGGGTCCGACACCGCACCCTTCCTCAGCCAGGCGGATGACACGGACGACGGGCCGGTGCCCGGCACCCCGGGGTTACCCGGGGCCCTGGGGAACTCGAAGTCCGAGGATCCCGAGGTCCCGGACCGGGAGGGGCTGCAGCGCATCACCGGCTTGTCTCCGGGCCATTCGGCACTCATAGTGGCGGTGCTGTGCTACATCAACCTCCTCAACTACATGGACCGCTTCACCGTGGCGGGTACTGacttggggtggggctggggagtcagactaggggaagggagggggtcGCGGAGGTGGGGCTGCCTCGCCGAGCCCATCCCGAGTCTTCTTCTCAGGCGTCCTTCCAGACATTGAGCAGTTCTTCGACATCGGAGACAGCAGCTCTGGCCTCATCCAGACCGGTGAGTGGAGGCCCCTCCGCAGCACAGcagcttttctttcatttctgcccCAATGGGATTACATGCTGGCATGCCTGGGACCTCAGTAAGATAGAGTggccatgggacgcctgggtggctcagcagttgagtgtctgtattcagctcaggtcatgatcctggggtactgggattgagtctcacatagggttccccatggggagcctgcttctccctctgcttatgtttctgcctctctctgtgtctctcataaataaataaaatcttaagagagagagagagagaggccagacttagtagtggtggtggtgggaagatGGCCCTCATTCTGCTCTGGGCTGACCTGTTCAGTTAGGACACCGCAATTTAAAAGGCAGTTTAGTGTAATGGTTAagacagacctgggtttaaatctcAGCTTTCCACTTACTGTGATGGTAGGCAAGGTCCTCAGTCTCTGTAAGCTTCACTTTCCTGGTCGGTGAGATGGACCTAGTAGTAACCCAGAGCACCTCCTGGGGCTGATGTGAGGATTATGTGCAAACCAAAGCCTGTGAAGTGCATGGTATGGTGTCGGGAGCATGATCAGCACCCAATAAATAATGGCAGAAGTGGGTGTCTGGAATGGGGAGAGTTGAGTTTTACTTGTTCAGAACTTTGGGATTTGTGGGAGAGGCAAAGCCAAGGCCAAATCCTCTTTTCCTTCACTCCTTTATTGAACATttctgagcacttactctgtgccaggccctggaggaAGAGGTGATAACATACACAGAACTTGGCCAAGACCTTTTACGCCCATTGTCTTCTAATCTTTTCACCAGCCAAAGAGTTGGCggtgtttttaatttatagagaAATCAGGTCGTCttgtctacatttttttaaaacagattttatttatttatccatgagagacacagagagagagagagagaggcagagacacaggcagagggagaagcaggctccatgcaggaagcctgacatgggactccatcccaggtctccaggatcaggccctggactgaaggtggcgctaaactgctgagccaccagggctgcccctcttgTCTACATTTttatagagaaactgaggcttagagatgAGCTCAggcttgcccagagtcacacaagTGAGAGGGGAGGAGTTTGAAACAAGATAATGAAGAGTTCTTTGCTCCACCCAAGACCAGTAAGGACCTAGAGTGATTAAGGTAAAGACTAGAGGAAGGAGAATGAGATCATAGGTCAAAGTTGCAAAGCTTTAAAAAGTTGTTGCATTAGGgcggccccgggtggctcagcggtttagcgccgccttcagcccggggcatgatcctggagaccccggatcgagtcccacgtcgggctccctagaggtagcctgcttctccctctgcctgtgtctctgcacctctctctccctctctctctctctctctctgatgtctcatgaataaataaatttaaaaaaaagttgttgagGTAGAAAAGAAGCAGGACTTTGTCAAccacattcattttttcattcaacacATGTTTACTGAGCCTATGTTTTGTGTGATGCCATGTGTTCAGTGGTGGACATACAGCTGTGGCCACTACTGGCAAGGTCTCTGTCTTCACGGAACTGCCATTCTACTGGGAATGAGCACCAGTCcttaaaaaccaaaactgaaaatGAGATGATTTTTGGTAGGAGTATTTTgtgaaagaaaacagagtaaTTGTGATAGAGATCGAGTATGTGGGGGCTGGGAAGGTATCTAAGCTGGAACCTGAAGGTTCTGTGAAGCTCAGGTGAGAGGAGATATGTTCCCAATGGAGAGGACAGTAGGTGCCAGAAATCCTAATGATACTGAGGTTGGGAGTTGGGCCACTGGGatgcaaagaagagagagaggatgagcgcAAGGttggagaggtgtgtgtgtggagggggtgcTAGATCAGATAGTACATCATGGGCCATGGTGTGGAGTTTGGATTTTGCTCTTGGCTGCATGGGAGGAAGTGATGGGTCAGCCCGGCTGAAGGAAGGTTTGGAGGATGCTGAAAATGGGGCTGGACTTCTCTGGCAGGAAACTCTGGTAGTTTCAGGATTAGGAGGTAATACTGCTCCCCCTTGCCCTTCCTGAGCTGGGGTCAGGGTGGGCGAGGGGTACTGGGGCTGGGCTGTGACTTTCTGCTTCCTCTCAGTGTTCATCTCCAGTTACATGGTGTTGGCACCTGTGTTTGGCTACCTGGGTGACAGGTACAATCGGAAGTATCTCATGTGCGGGGGCATTGCCTTCTGGTCTCTGGTGACACTGGGGTCGTCCTTCATCCCCAGAGAGGTGAGGCCCCATGCTAGTTCCTGCTTCTGGTCCCCCTACTACCCATCAGTCTTTGCTGCTGCTCTTTGGAGTCATTGCAGATTGGACCTGGGGAACTTCTGCACTTCCCTTGGTCCATGCCATCCTCTATCCCCTGCTTGCCTGAGTTaatctgcccacccctccccttcccctgttgTTCTAGAGCATTCTTCTGTCCATCGCCCACTTCCCCTGAACCGTTGACTCCTTCCACTCCACACCTCAGCACTCACATTTCCATACCACAGAAAAGACCTCACCTGGACTGTtcattctccctcttctcctttctcgTCAGACTTCCCACGAGGCCCCCTTGACCTGGTGCCAGTCTGGGTGAAAGAGCAGCCAGGGAGAGAGGCTCTCACTTTGCTTGCACTTCTCTCCTCCCACTCACCCCGGAACACTGCTGGCCAACCTGCCCCCACCACTCCATTGCCAAAGTCAACAGCCACTTTTTGGTTGCTAAATGTAGCTCTTACTTCCTAATCCTGCTCTTGCTAGATCTCCTGGGAGCCTCCGGCTCTATTGACCCACTTCTTCCTTCCGGAAACTCTCTTCTGACTTCTGTGATGCCActcttctggttttcctcctgcctccctggctgtTGCTTCTCTGCTCCTTTGAAATCTCCTCTGTCTGTCCATTTGCACTCTCTGCCCTGGAACTTGTCGTCAGCCCCAGGCACCACATACTCCCCTCGCCTGAGCCTGCCCTGTCCTTAGCCTCAGACGTCTTCCGTAGACAAATACACCTCTGCCTAAGATCGCCACTCACTGTTGGGGTGTCTTGGGTGGTAGAAATTGGTTAATTTGGTACCTGCTAGGTGCAAAGTATTGAGTAGAACTTCTCTTATCTAATCCTGGCGATAGTTATGTGAGCAAGTTATTATTCTCCcccttttgcagatgaggaatctgaggctcagagaggttaagttgctttcccaaagtcacagctagtaagtagtagAGCCAGGACTCAGGCTCTGGTCTGTTAGGCTCCGGTCTCTCTCCTGCCATCCCTGCCGCCCACCGGAGCTGGCCggtgagggaggctgggaggctggctgCAGGGCGGGGTGCCACCTCCCCCACGTTTCGTTTCCCAGCGATTCTGGCTGCTTCTTCTGACCCGGGGCCTGGTGGGGGTCGGGGAGGCCAGTTACTCCACCATCGCACCCACCCTCATCGCTGACCTCTTCGTGGCAGACCAGCGGAGTCGGATGCTCAGTGTGTTCTACTTTGCCATCCCCGTGGGCAGGTACCTGAGGGGGCCGTGGGCCTGGGGAGGCGTGCGGGGGTGGCAGAGGACCTGGCGTGGGGCCTGACTGACcggctgcccctcccctctcccatcccCTTTCCCCAGTGGTCTGGGTTACATTGCAGGCTCCAAAGTCAAGGACGTGGCTGGGGACTGGCACTGGGCTTTGCGGGTGAGTGTGGACACTACCTGGGGGAGACTCAGCAACGTTCTCACGGATTTTCCCGTTCCTGCCTCCAGACACACCCCCTTTGAAGGCAGTGCTTGTGCCGCCAAGCCCGTAGGAAGCCTGGCTGCCCTCACCACGAAGCCATGTGCTAGACAAAACTCTTGGTTGCGGGTTACAGGTGCCCTGTAAAACTGTAAGCCCCCAAATGGGACTCTGGTGGCTCTCCTAATGGAAAGTCCCAGAGTGAGCTTCAGGTAGAGCTGGATCCAGGACTCCCACTTCGTCACAAGAATTCAATCATTCTTTTTCTCAGCTCTACTTTGCTCTATGTTAATTTCATTCTCAAGCAAGTGAAAGCTCCACATGTTTATTTTCCCGTTTAGAAACGTTGGCACCCCAGATCCTTGAGCAATAGTCCTGGATGGTGTCTGATTAGATGAACGTGTGTCACGTACCTGCCATTGAATCAATgacagaggccagggatgttACCACTACTCTTGTCAGCCAAGTCTGGGTTACAAGCCCCCCCGTGTTTGAACCACATGGATTAAGAGAAGTGGGGGGAGTACTTTCCTAGAAGGAAATTAGGGTGCTGTTACCAAAGAGGAAGTAGTTAGGCTTGCAGAAACAGGGGCTCCTAGTGGCACTTGCCCCCTACTCCTGAACGTGGGCTCAGCGACTATGGGCAGGCACTTGCCTGGGGCTTCAGGCCTCGGAGTCAGAGTTATCTTTATATACCCTCACTTTTTCCCAGCCTCAGAGGTACGGTGTGTCCCTGTCCATGCCTGTCCTGAAGCCCACTCTTTCCCCAGGTGACACCAGGTCTAGGGGTGGTGGCTGTTCTGCTGCTGTTCCTGGTAGTGCGGGAGCCGCCAAGGGGAGCTGTGGAGCGCCACTCAGACTCACCGCCCCTCAACCCCACCTCGTGGTGGGCAGATCTGAGGGCTCTGGCAAGAAAGTGAGTTTAGTTCCATTCTAACCCAACATTTGAGGCCTCCTGGCAAGGCCCTTGGTGTCTGGTTTGAGATTTACGCAAGTGTCCTCTTTTTTGCCCACTGGCCCTCCCCCAAGGCCAGGTGTTCAGTCATCACTGCCCCCACGTGGCAGCAGCTTGAATTATAGGCCTAGATCCAGGCCCATCCAAGACTGCTTCCACACCCAGTGTCCCGGCCTTACCAAAATACGCCAGGAAAGGAGGTCTCCTACCCTGACACCTCCATGGAGTCTGACTTCCTCCCCCTCAACTATCTACAGTCCTAGTTTCATCCTCTCTTCCCTTGGCTTCACTGCTGTGGCCTTTGTCACGGGCTCCCTGGCTCTCTGGGCTCCGGCGTTCTTGCTGCGTTCTCGTGTGGTCTTGGGGGAgaccccaccctgcctccctggAGACTCCTGCTCATCCTCTGACAGGTACCCAAATGGGGGTTAGGCTAGGTGACCTGCAGGTGGCAGGGGGTGGAATGGAGAGAGTCTTGATTCAGACTCaggctccttcctcccccagtGTCAGTTTCCCGGTGTGGGAAGTAGGTGATGGGCTGATCCCTTCCTCTCGGAGCTGTGTGACCCACGGGGACCCGGGTAGACCTGAGTTGTGTGGGTGGCTGGGACAGAGCATCTTCTCCAGGCCACGGGGGTGAGGTGAGGGGGCTTTGCAGGCAGACGGACTGGCCTCcatgaccctccccctgctcccagcctCATCTTTGGGCTCATCACCTGCCTGACCGGGGTCCTGGGTGTGGGCCTGGGCGTGGAGATCAGCCGCCGCCTCCGCCGATCCAACCCCCGTGCTGACCCTCTGGTCTGTGCTGCTGGCCTCTTGGGCTCTGCGCCCTTCCTCTTCCTGTCCCTTGCCTGTGCCCGTGGTAGCATCGTGGCCACCTATGTGAGTAGCCATCAGGTGTCACAGCGGGTGTTCTGGGTCTAGCAGGGAGGAACGGTATActggggcaggcctggggtcAACCAGGTGGTGGTTTGGAGACAACTTGAACCAGAATGCCTGGTTTTCAACCTCAGGTATGgctcttcccagctgtgtgacattgCATTAGGCAAGTGagttaacctctctgtgctcagtttgtcatctgtaaaataggaatgatgactttaaaaaaaaaaaaaaaaaggaatgatggcTTTGTCTCACAGGGGTATTCTGGGGATTTGATTAAGTGAGTTAGTAGATGGCCCTGGTACATAGTGTACCCTCCATGTGTTTGCTCTTCTTGTGATGAGACAACCTCTTCACCACCTCGGTCTCCCCATCTCCAACCCCTCAGATTTTCATCTTTATTGGAGAGACACTGCTGTCCATGAACTGGGCCATCGTGGCTGACATTCTGTTGGTGAGTAGGTGGGCCGCTCAGGGTTGGCCCAGAGGCTGACGGAAGTAAGGACTGGGGGCAGGAGGCCTCGCTTGCCTTCCCTGTGGCCTGTGCCCCTTTTCCAAAACCCAAATCCAGACTGACTTCACAGTCAGCCCCAGATGGGCCTGTAGTTTGGGCGTGTGCCCCATTTATACTCCTGACCTGGGTTCACCTCTGGTCTCAGCCTGGGCTGAGCCTTGGCCCTGtctttgccctctgccccctgcccctcctctccccagtaCGTGGTGATCCCCACACGACGTTCCACTGCTGAGGCCTTCCAGATTGTGCTGTCCCACCTGCTGGGTGATGCTGGGAGCCCCTACCTCATCGGCCTGGTGAGCACTGCCCCTcagctgggcctggggtggggctcgGGGACACTGAATTCCTGGCACCTGCCAGCAGGCAGCGGCCTGAGCTTGGGCCGACATAGAAGGTTTGACCCCAGTTGGGTGTTTGTGTGTTGTGTGCTAGGTACCCCTCACCTTGGACCTTCAGCCGGGCATCCAGGGTTTTGTTTGCACCTTGAACAGTGGGGCCACAAGACCTTCCCCAGTCCTCCAGACTGCCCCTCATTGCCGGCTCCTGACACCTCTGTCCTTCTGGAGTCCAGGGGCTCCCTCTCTGTGGCTCATTCTCCTGGCACTGCTTTACTCGTCTCTCTGCAGATCTCCGACCGCCTCCGCCGGAGCTGGCCCCCCTCCTTCTTGTCCGAGTTCCGTGCCCTGCAGTTCTCGCTGATGCTCTGCGCCTTCgtgggggccctgggtggggcagcCTTCTTGGGCACTGCCATCTTCATCGAGGGCGACCGCCGGCGGGCCCAGCTGCACGTGCAGGGTCAGTGGGGCCTTCCCTTTGTCCGCCCGTGGCTCCTTGCCGACTTCAGGATACTGCCTGCTTGTCCATCTGTCCCAGCCCGTGTCCCTGGCTTCCCTGAGCCCACAGCCCTTCCCTCATTCGGCTTTGGGTCTGCCTGGCCAACGAACTGATATCCCACTGTGCTCATGGCTCTGGTGGGTCTGCTGGCCCTGTCCACTTTCCACTGCCTTTCTGTCCCCTCCctgtttttgtgtctttttgtttatCCAGCCCTGGCTCTGACCCCTCCCTCGGCAGGTCTGCTGCGTGAGGCTGGACCTGCAGATGACCGAATTGTGGTACCCCAGCGAGGCCGCTCCACCCGGGTCCCTGTGTCCAGTGTGCTTATCTGAGGGACCATCGCACACCAACCTGCATACGTACCGCAGCTggccccaggcccaccccagaAGGTGCCCAGGCGCAAACCCTCGGCCTGGCCTGGCTTCTAGGAGTGGCTGTGGGCCATGTTCCGGCTCCCACACACTACACAGGCAGCAGCcaagggcagggtggggaggttCTGGGGGGTCTGGGAGGGGGACTCCCCTCCCCTggagcagccccaggggctcGGTGCTATTTGTAACTGAATAAAATTTGTAGCCAGACCCTGAGTGCCTGCCTGAGTCTCTGTGGGTGTTACTGACCTCTGGTTGTCTGCAGGGGATGCCCCTACTCTGGCCCCAGGACTCCTGGGGCTATGGGGTCACTTgtgtgggaccttgggcaaatccctgccctcctgggccgGGTGAAAAAGAGTGCGGAGTGAAGTAGCTCAGTGTGACTGTGAGTCACGCCCATGGTTCCCCTCGAGCCTGCCCCTCTTGGTAGGCCAGCCAGGGTAAGGTAGGGTGGGTACTGCCCCGTGCCCCTTGATTCCCAGCGTCCGGGCCTCCCTCCTGGCTGCCCCCTTGAGTCCTGGCTGTGGACGCCATGGCTGTCGGGTGGCCTGTAACTATCTTGCCCTCCTTCCCTGGTAGGAATAGCTCTTTGTCCCGGAGGCCAGCAGACCCCTCCTGAGGACCCAGGGGTGGCTCCAAaggcctcttcctccccctccccgctggctgggtgggggtgggaagggggcgggggcagccggCTGAGCCCGATGATTTCCTGCCCTCACCCGGGGCTCACCACAGCTTCCTGCCACAGGCGGGCAGGCTCTGAGAGGCAGGCGCCTAGCCGAGGGGCAGGTAGGgctggggcgcgggggccgcTCAGGGGTGACTGGCGCCCCAGACTCCGGCCCAGACCCTGGTCGGTCTGCCCTGGGATCACGGGTCTTCCCTAGGCAGTGCCGACCCCTGCGAGGCCCGGCAAGGGGCAGGGGGTCCAAGGAGTGCCCAAGGAGGGCACAGCCGGCCCGCAGTCAGGCTTCCAGGCTGGTGCCCACTGGGTTCCCGCACCCGTGCTGGCCCAGCTCACACCCTGCCGCAGCTCAGCGTGCTGGGCGGCAGGCAGCCAGGCCTGGTCCAAGCTCTGCTGCAGATGGAGGCCGTCGTCCTGATCCCCTATATGCTGGGCCTCCTGTTGCTGCCCCTCTTGGCCGTAGTGCTGTGCGTGCGCTGCCGAGAGCTGCCAGGTGAGTGCGGGCTGCCGGGTAACACCGCTCTCAGGACATGCCTTCGGGGATCTTCGGCCCTCCTTGACCCCCTTGCTCTATCCTACCTCTGTCCTGCGTGTGTGAGACCTGAGAGCCCTGcgctcccaccctctcccctcgcCACCCCTCTTCCTGCCTCACTGACTTCTCTTCCCCAGGCTCTTATGACAGCACCGCCTCTGATAGGTGAGTTGTCCATGGGCCCTGTGTGGCTCCCTCACTAccctgtgtgaccctgggggCTGGGATGGGAGCTGGGGCCTCTCCTGCCCCTGACCAAGCTCTGTCTCTCTTGCCAGCTTGACCCCAAGTAGCATTGTGATCAAAAGACCTCGTGAGTACCTGGAGGGTCCCCTCCCTTGGGTGTAGGAGAGAGGGTCCCTGGCGCATGAGAGATTGTGTGCCTTTGTTCAGGTcccccctcctgccttccctccaccGTGGCTGCCCACATGGCTTTGACCTGATCTGGGACTAGGGAGGGAGATGGGTGTCCTCGGGCCTGTCCAGGGCACAGGAGGTTTCATGGGGCTAGTCTATCCTTTGAGGCCTCAATGAGAGTAGGGGCAAGATGTCTGGAGTCACTCCTTGTGCTTGGTCCTGTGTCCTCAGCTACAGTTGTGCCCTGGCCATCGGCCCCATCCTATGGGCCTGTTACCTCTTACCCACCCTTGAGCCAGCCGGACCTGCTTCCCATCCCGTAAGTAGCATCCTCCCCCTTCACAACGCCCTCTTTACCCGGCTCACCTCTGTAGATTGGGGGTCCCCTTCCCTGTGACAATCCGCTTGTCCCAGAGCCCCACCCCAGCATAACCTGTGACCTTTGACTCCCAGGAGGTCCCCACAGCCCCCCGGGGGCTCCCACCGCATGCCATCTTCCCGGCAGGACTCAGATGGTGGTAAGTGTGGAGCCGGGCTCAGACggctggggctgggcagaggcGAGACCCCCTCTGAGCTGACtgtctccctcttgctctctctccgaAGCCAACAGTGTGGCGAGCTACGAGAACGAGGGTGCGtctggggccccgggggcccTGGTTGCAGGGAGGCTGGGGCCTGGCCTGCGCCCTGATCGCTGTGTCGTTACCCCAGAGCACCTCTCCTGCGAGGACAACgacgaggacgaggaggaggagtaTCACAACGAGGGCTACTTGTGAGTGGCCTGGTGGGCGGGCTGGTGGGGACCCTGGCCGGAGGGGGGTCCTCACTCACCGCCCCTCGACTCCCCCTCAGGGAGGTGCTTCCTGACAGCACGCCAGCCACCGGCACTGCGGTCCCACCGGCTCCGGTGCCCAGCAACCCCAGCCTCCGAGACAGCGCCTTCTCCAGTGAGTTCCCGGGCGACTGTCCCTGTGGCCGCCCCTCCGcagtctctcctctctctagGACGCCTGTCCCTCAGGGTGCACTTCCACTCCGACCTcctgatttcctttccttcccatcctctttccttcttcgTGGTCTTTCCCTTTTATTGTTTGCGACCTTTCTCTGATTCACTCTTCTTCTGGCCTCTGTTCTTCGGTCTCTCCCACCCGGAGGCTCTCTCTTGGCCTCTGTTCCTTTCTCATGGAGGCCACATCATCTTGTAAATCTTATAGGTTGTCTTCTTCGGCAGGGGCTTTGGGAAGTTTTCTTCTGCTTCCGGCATCGTTTCGGTTTCCTCTGAGCTGCTTTTCTCCCTTCGCGTGGGTCTCACGCTGCCTGTTGGAGGCTTCCTCCCGCGCCTGGCGAGCTTAGCTTTCCAGCCCTGTCCTCATTCTCCAAACCTGTTCGGCCCATCCGGTGCCATTTGCCAACTCAATCGCCAACTCGCCATCTGTGCCAGggcttcttttccttcatttgttcatcccctgtccttccctccttcacCATATTTACTGGGCGCCTCTGATCAAACAGCTCAAGAGGCGGCGTCAGGATGAGGCCTAGTGTTGTCGGGAGCCTACTCCCTGCCTCCTGAGTGTCTGGTGCACTAACTTATTAAACGTCACGGTTCCCAGGTGCTGTTGAGCCCACGTCTCCCCATCCTGCGCCTCGGTTGTCCCGACTGTACGACACGAGGGGTTATTTATTTAACGGGCCCTCGGCGGCACTTGCCGTAGGACAGGCCCTGTTTCCATATTCTCTGCGTTAGTTCTCATGACACCCCTGGGAGGGGGTGCTGCTGCTCACCCTCTTACACTGGGGGGAACagcgaggcccagagaggttagggaCCTCTTGTGAGGTTGCAC
This DNA window, taken from Canis lupus familiaris isolate Mischka breed German Shepherd chromosome 6, alternate assembly UU_Cfam_GSD_1.0, whole genome shotgun sequence, encodes the following:
- the SPNS1 gene encoding protein spinster homolog 1 isoform X1, giving the protein MTGRARVPSQPCSVLPGKRLRVPGLPSLAWVPPILLSPATSPRSQADDTDDGPVPGTPGLPGALGNSKSEDPEVPDREGLQRITGLSPGHSALIVAVLCYINLLNYMDRFTVAGVLPDIEQFFDIGDSSSGLIQTVFISSYMVLAPVFGYLGDRYNRKYLMCGGIAFWSLVTLGSSFIPRERFWLLLLTRGLVGVGEASYSTIAPTLIADLFVADQRSRMLSVFYFAIPVGSGLGYIAGSKVKDVAGDWHWALRVTPGLGVVAVLLLFLVVREPPRGAVERHSDSPPLNPTSWWADLRALARNPSFILSSLGFTAVAFVTGSLALWAPAFLLRSRVVLGETPPCLPGDSCSSSDSLIFGLITCLTGVLGVGLGVEISRRLRRSNPRADPLVCAAGLLGSAPFLFLSLACARGSIVATYIFIFIGETLLSMNWAIVADILLYVVIPTRRSTAEAFQIVLSHLLGDAGSPYLIGLISDRLRRSWPPSFLSEFRALQFSLMLCAFVGALGGAAFLGTAIFIEGDRRRAQLHVQGLLREAGPADDRIVVPQRGRSTRVPVSSVLI
- the SPNS1 gene encoding protein spinster homolog 1 isoform X2, with the translated sequence MDRFTVAGVLPDIEQFFDIGDSSSGLIQTVFISSYMVLAPVFGYLGDRYNRKYLMCGGIAFWSLVTLGSSFIPRERFWLLLLTRGLVGVGEASYSTIAPTLIADLFVADQRSRMLSVFYFAIPVGSGLGYIAGSKVKDVAGDWHWALRVTPGLGVVAVLLLFLVVREPPRGAVERHSDSPPLNPTSWWADLRALARNPSFILSSLGFTAVAFVTGSLALWAPAFLLRSRVVLGETPPCLPGDSCSSSDSLIFGLITCLTGVLGVGLGVEISRRLRRSNPRADPLVCAAGLLGSAPFLFLSLACARGSIVATYIFIFIGETLLSMNWAIVADILLYVVIPTRRSTAEAFQIVLSHLLGDAGSPYLIGLISDRLRRSWPPSFLSEFRALQFSLMLCAFVGALGGAAFLGTAIFIEGDRRRAQLHVQGLLREAGPADDRIVVPQRGRSTRVPVSSVLI
- the LAT gene encoding linker for activation of T-cells family member 1 isoform X1, giving the protein MEAVVLIPYMLGLLLLPLLAVVLCVRCRELPGSYDSTASDSLTPSSIVIKRPPTVVPWPSAPSYGPVTSYPPLSQPDLLPIPRSPQPPGGSHRMPSSRQDSDGANSVASYENEGASGAPGALVAGRLGPGLRPDRCVVTPEHLSCEDNDEDEEEEYHNEGYLEVLPDSTPATGTAVPPAPVPSNPSLRDSAFSMESGEDYVNVPESKESANASLDGSREYVNVSQELPSLAGTDPAILSSQEVEDNDDDDDDDDEEEEGAPDYENLQGLN
- the LAT gene encoding linker for activation of T-cells family member 1 isoform X2; the protein is MEAVVLIPYMLGLLLLPLLAVVLCVRCRELPGSYDSTASDSLTPSSIVIKRPPTVVPWPSAPSYGPVTSYPPLSQPDLLPIPRSPQPPGGSHRMPSSRQDSDGANSVASYENEEHLSCEDNDEDEEEEYHNEGYLEVLPDSTPATGTAVPPAPVPSNPSLRDSAFSMESGEDYVNVPESKESANASLDGSREYVNVSQELPSLAGTDPAILSSQEVEDNDDDDDDDDEEEEGAPDYENLQGLN